GGATTTTTCTTTATCTTCATAGCTACGCTTGTGTGTGAAATGTTTTAGAAGTTGGTTGAAGATTAATAGAAACCCTTTAATATGCAGAAAATGGGCTTGTGGACGATATTAGAAGGATTTTTGCTTCTTGCAAATGCTTTGGCAATATTAAATGAGGATCGTTTTCTTGCTCCCAGAGGATGGAGTTTCTCGGAATTCTCTGCGGGGCGTACAAAGTCATTTAAAGGGCAACTTATTGGTCTCATTTACGCCACTCAATACATGAGAGTTCCTCTCATACTACTCAATGCAATCTGCATTTTTGTTAAGCTAGTTTCTGGTTGATGCTGCTCTAGGTAAGATGTTTATGTCTATGGCTGATGATTGGTTGAATTTGTATTAGGTTCTCAAACAGATGCCCCTTGTTTTTTTTGCATTCAAGAACTTGTTTATTAGTTGTGATGACCATTTTAGTCGGTTTTGTTTCtgatttctaaaaattacaTGGATTTAAAATGGTGTGATCAATAGGTGTCTGTGAAACTTAAGCTGAATGATTAGTAGTTATTTCTAAACCTATTAATTGGTTGACTATATTGTGAAAAGGGAAACTTAGTCTTAGATTAATTTTTC
The sequence above is a segment of the Gossypium raimondii isolate GPD5lz chromosome 4, ASM2569854v1, whole genome shotgun sequence genome. Coding sequences within it:
- the LOC105780617 gene encoding uncharacterized protein LOC105780617, which encodes MGLWTILEGFLLLANALAILNEDRFLAPRGWSFSEFSAGRTKSFKGQLIGLIYATQYMRVPLILLNAICIFVKLVSG